The sequence below is a genomic window from Bos javanicus breed banteng chromosome 5, ARS-OSU_banteng_1.0, whole genome shotgun sequence.
AGATGTTAGTCGTCGTGTACGACCCAACCACGGTGTTCATGTACTGAACCTCGCTGGACAGGCTGGTCACCGCCACGGAGTAGAAGTTGGAGTTTCTAATTTTCAGGGTGGCCTGCATCAGTGCAAGTGAGTAAACACGATAAGTGTCCTGGGTACAAGACTTGCAGGTGCACGACCCAGGAAGGGCGGCCCTCATCTTACCGTGATGGCGAGGATGACAAGGGACCTCTGCTCATCAAATGTGACTTTCACCACTTTGATGCCATCGTCATCCACGAGGACTGAATGTGGAAACAGGAAGAAAACCACCAAACCAGACGCCAGGAGGCAGAGCAGGATAGAGAGGAGGACATACTGCTTCCTGCAAATGACAAAGCATACAACCAAGCCAAGGAGTCAGATACCAAGGTCCAATAAGTCGAGATAAAACGCAAAACCAGGAATGAGGAAGGGAGAAACAAGCAAGTGCACAGGGCCAGGAATCGCAAACCAAGCAAGAAGGTGTAGAGCGGGAGAAGCCTTTCAAAGCCCTCTGAATGCTGTCTGCAATCTGGGAAAAGAAGCTGATGAGAGGAGCTGTGGACACAAACATCTCTTCCCCTGCCAGGACACCCTCTTCTGCAATTCCTCCCAATTCAGCTCCTTCGCTTGAGCCTCGGCCCTCAGAGTGTTTCTAGCTTCACGTTTCCTTCCCCAGATTGCGAGGAGGGCAGACACATCTTGCTTAAGCAAAAAGTATTAAAGGAAGTGGGGAATTTTACAAGAACAGATAACCGTTTCAAAAAGTGAACTGGCATTCATACACAGAAAAAAGGACTAGGGATGGCTGTAGGCATTAACAGGCGAGACTCAGATGACTCACGTTCTCTGAGGACGCAACCGCTGATCGCTGTGAGGGATCAAAGCCACCAACTCATTAACTTGCTCTAGAAAAGAAACAATTGACAATCTTGGTAAAATAAATCCCACGTGTGACAGTACTTTCCTTCACATACACAGGAGCCTGCCACAACATATACTTGTCCGGGATTATTTGTTTCCAAGATACCAGTTTGGGTCTCATGAACAAGAAACAAATAAATCTGTAGAGAGCGCTACAAATTACGTCTATCAGTGCTGCCAGAGCTCTGACATGGAAGCTGAGAAATCTaggatctggggacttccctgatggctcagtgactTAGACTgggtgctcccaatgcagggggcccgggttctgtccctggtcagggaacgagattccacatgccacaattaaagatgCTGCAGgccgcaactgagacccagagcaaccaaacaaataaatactaagaagaagaagaaatctcgGACCTTGTTCGGGCTTTACTGCATGGCCTTGAGCTGAGGCATGGTTACGAACCGCTGCCTGGCCTTAGGTAAGTCATTACCTCTCTAGGCCATTGTGTCCTCATCTATAATATGAAGGCTTTGGATTGAATGATTTCTAAGGTTTTTATCAGCTTTAAACCTCTGTGACCCTCCATCTAAACTGCTAAGACTTTTTGAGAGCCAACTTAGTGATAGATAATTCTGTACCCAATCCAGGCTCCAGTCCTGGGCATGTTTTTCTCCCccgacttgattttttttttttttagaccttAGGTTGTTAATGATTCACTATCTGCTTCCTTGAATAGAAGCTTCCAAGATGGTGTCTGCTCCTCCTCCCTCACAAAGCCATGCCAGGCCCTGAGTGTCAGCAGTGAAGAAATGTACGTCAAACTGCAGAATGTAGAGCAAATCACGTGTTCCAACCCAAGAAAACAACAAAtagaagagtgaaagtgaagaaaaGTAAGGCTATCAGATATCAGGAAACCCAGAGAAGCTGGGGAACCTGCCCAAGTTATCAATCCAGCTGAGCTGGCTCCTGCTCAGGGCATGGTCTGTGACCGTGGTACTGCTGCAAGGAAAAAAGTTCAGTCTGGGAGAAAGGAGAAGTTTTGTGGGTATCCTGGCATTCTCCTTGGGGAATCATCTTTTACCATGATCACCAAAGACTCACCTGGAATGTAGCCTGTCCCCTGACACGTGAGACAGGTAATGCTATCTCGCCCGGTGAATTCCACATAGGGGAACTGAGCAATAGCCTCCTGCTGCTCCCGTTCGGCCAGAGAATCCTCAGTGTCATCTGCTTTCCTTCTCTTGCTGAAAGGCCGGTGAGCATAGGTGGAATGACGGGACCCCATGGCCAGGATGTGCGCCTTGTGTCATGTCCTAGGATGCAAAGAGGCAAGCGAGTGTGTGTTACTGGCTGTGCATTTCTATGAGAAAAGTGTAACACAAAAATGACCAAATTCCCCTCCCGAGTGTGATCCCCAACACCTGCACAATTTCTACCAGGCCCCTCATTTTCTACCACGGCTCCCTAACCCACCACCGACTCTCGACACACGGCCTGAGGGAACAGGGGCCGCATTCGCCGGTCTGCCCAGCTCCTCATCGCCCTGGGAATCGGGGCACCCCAGCTCCCACAAGGTCCAGGCTCACCCCTCCTGTCTGCTACTTGCAAACTCTGTGTCTTTCTAGAAAAAAAACCTTCCCGGACAAACAACAAGCCCCAAATTAACAACAGGCCTCAGACAGTCCCCACTCTCTTCCGCCCCCAGCTCCAGGAGGCGGGCTCAGTTCACGCCCCTTGTCAAAAAGCGCGCTCCGAGCCCACCAGAGTCGCCCAGGCGGGAGCGAACGCCGAAGACCCCAGACCTGCAGGACACGAACTCCCGGCAGCTCCTCTCCGGGCCGGAACCCCCTGCCACCCGCCGGATACTGCGGGTTTACCTGCCTCTCGAGTGTTTAGAACTGCACGCACTCGGTGCGCATGCACTCGGTGCGCAAGCCGGCTCGGGGACGCCGGGGTGAGCGCGCGTGCGCCCttcgcagcccagctggcggcgCCGATAGGGggcagcagagagaggagagcggggcggggcggggagcagCGCCTCTCGGGGCTTGAAGCTGGCGGACCAGTGGAGATGCTCCGCGGTCCCCCAGAAACACGGGGAAAGGTTCCAGTGAAGGTTCCCGATGAGGAGGGAGGCGGAAAGCGCTGGCAGCCAAAACCATTCTCAGCTAGTCTTTGAGTACAGGAGTTGTGAAGATGCTGAGAGTAGAAAGATGCATCACAGAACCTGCCCTCAACCTGCTTCAGGGCGTCCCCAGCCctaaagacagacagacagacagacagacagacagacagacacacacacacacacacacacacagcatgcgCATGAGGGGTTAGAGGACACTTTTTAAAGGGCGAGTTTCTCTGTACAGACTGCCTGATTGAGCTTCACCTGCCGCAGAAgcagacattgctgctgctgctgctaagccgcttcagtcgtgtccgactctgtgcgaccccatagacagcagcccaccacgctcctctgtccctgggattctccaggcaagaatactggagtgggttgccatttccttctctgaagcaGACGTTAACCACATGAAATTATAAAGATGATGCTGGGGAGAGGAGAGCTTCTGAACTGGGGGCGTGCCATGCAATGGGGAGTGAAAATAGCGACCTGTGAGCCCCGTGCCACCTCCACCCCTCTAGCCTCCTCTTGTGAGGAAGGCTGATGTCCCTGCTGCTCTCTAGCCACCTGCCAACTGCTGGTCACAGTCAGCCCACAGAACACTTAGAGTGAGAAAtgttaaagaagaaaactgagggaCACACTGAAGACAGTTAGGCAGACTTTATTCAAGGGGGGATGCAGTGATAGGTGTAGGACTGCTGCTACCAATGGGGTCTTGCCGTGGGGCAGAGAGATTGGCCTCAAGTCTCAATACAGCAGGGCAAGTGGGAACCTAGAGCCAAGAAGCAGGTGAgggtcagtggatggaaaattactaagagacAGCATCATGGGTAAGGGGAATCCTGGACAAACAGACCGAACAGGATTCTTGCTAAAGACAGGCCATGGTGATTAGACATCACCTGGGGGTCGGAGGAGGACAAGGAATCCAATCAGATTCCGATGATCATCCGAAGATGATCCGATTTTGAGGGCCTGGGATTCCTGCTAAGGTGATTTAtcagatggtggtggtttagtcgctaagtcgtgtctgactcttgcaaccccatggactgtagcctgctaggctcctctgtccatgggattctccaggcaagagtactggagtgggttgccatttccttcttcagaggatcttcctaacccgggaattgaacccatgtcttctgcatttcaggcagattcttaactgaccaagctatgaaggaagccctgaTTTATCAGGGTTCATGTTAAAACTGGATTTTATAATAAGTGCACAGATGGACCTGGAAAAGATTCAGGAACCTAACTAAAGTTTGGTCAAGCAAAGATTATTTGTCAGAAGCAACAAGGAGCCATTGCTCTTTTTCCATTTCTGGCCCATACCTTTCCTTCATGAAATTGTTCTTCACTTCTCTCCTTCCAAGctctataccagtttacattccttgTTTACACAATTCTGATTTCGTTGGAGGTAGCAGTATGTTCAGTGAAAAATACATTTCCCCACCTTACTTGCCATGTGACACAGTTTGAGTCAATGAGATGCGTGGGACTTCCAGAAAACGCCTTATAAGGGATGAAGATTCAACTGGTCCTTTGACCTTATTCTTCCTGTTTGGAGTTAGGACTTGATGTTGGAGATGAGGCAGCCATCTTCTGCCCATGAGGGAAGAAGTGTGTGCTAAGGAAGGCTGCGTAGAGGGATTAAAAGAGCTCAGGTGGCTGATGACATTTGGACTACCTTCCTTCTGACTTTTCATTACGTGAGAAAAATAACCACCCCCACCTCTACaaattgtggtgtgtgtgtgtgtgtgtgtctttctcataGTGGGGTTCAGTCTTAATAGATACAGACATGGAGCTAGTTGAGAGGAAAGCCTCGATTTTGATTTTCGCAAGGCAGTCTGACTGCTTTACCCAAACACCACGTAGGCCACCCTTAGGCTTCTATTGTCTTGTAACATCTGCCCTCAGGTCACACGCCTTTAGAGAGAGGGAGCCCCCTTGCCTGTCTGAGGCCCATCTTCCAAGTTCAGTTTTCCTATCTGAAGACCCCCTTTTCACAGGGAATTCACCTGGGGCATCTGGGGAATGCGTCCATCCTTCAATTACACGGGGCCTCACTTCGTGGCTTCGTTGGAAGCCTGCCAAGGGCAAGGGGCAGTGAGCCTAATGTCCGCACTATGGACGGACACTGCAGAGGGAGTCCAGGCTGTCCCAGGAGCAGGGAGGGTGAGGAAGGCAGCAGAAGAGAAGGCCAGAAGAAGACTGAGGGCTGTGGATGCTTCGTAAAGGAAGGGAGACAGGCTTAAGGGCTTGGGCCCATGTGAGGAAAACAGGTGCTCAGGTTGCTGGGGAATAGAAAGGGGGTCTGGGGGTTTAACCAGCAGAACCCCTGAGGCTTTCCGACAGTCTGTTGTCTGGGACAGACTGTACCCTCCTATTCCTCCTTGtctccccagcacccagctcGAAGCCCAGTGTGTGGTAGGCCCTCAATAAATGCCTGCGGAATGACCTCACCTGGAGCCTGGCCTGCACCACCTGGGGGAGTAGTCTCAGCATCTGCCATGGCCATCCGGGTGGCTGTTTTAATTGGGCAGCACATTCCTGAAGAGCCACCCATCACTTCTCACCTGTGCCTGGCTTCCAAGGTTATCTGAGTATCTGGTTACGAGCAGTGAGGTTACTGCAGACATGAGCTCACTGGGGCTCTTGGTggtaggggggtggggtggggagcggaGTGGGACCAACCAGAGATCCCTGCCCTCCCAGCtcctcagtttctccatgtgCATCACGTACCCCTGGCCCCACAGGCTGAGAGGAGTCATGCATCGAGTGGCTGTGGTCCTGAAAAGCCTTGCACACGAGAAAAGTGAGCTCTTAAAGTTGGCAGAGTTCTTCATGGTCTTTCTTCATCCTGTGCCCTTTGTTAATTCACACAGTGGAGACaacttactgttgttgtttagtcactaagtcctgtttgactctgtgaccccatagactgtagcccaccaggcttccctgtctatgggattttccaggcaagaatactggagcggattgccatttccttctccaggggatcttccggacccagggatggaacacacatctcctgcattgcaggtgggttctttactgctgaaccactaaGAAAGTCCAGAAAAAATTTGCTTGATGTTAAAAATACAGACCGGAACCAGATATGCCATTGCCTTGTTCCATATACTTTCCAAAGAGATTTGGGGACTCACTAGAGTGTAGAGAGAGGGTGCTGCAGACACTGGCCACGGGCAGATTTAAGGGGCACACAACCCGTTTAATTTAAGGATTCTGTGTTTATTCTAGCTCAGAGATTTCAGTGTGCAGAGCACTGGTGCGTGTGTTGTTCAGATAAAGAGGAATAATAGGCCCTGCCCTCCAAGATTCCAGATCCAGTTCTAGTGAAACGGAGCAGGACTGTATGGTCTTTGCCCTGTCCGCCATGTCCTCTGCCAGCCTTTTGCCTgcggaaaactttagtcaaaaaataagtttaatcagagaagtgagaaatgctgaaacaaaggaaaacaatcaaaggAACCTAAATAATATTAATGTAGTccttaagcatagtcaaggacctttagttctttctcaagggctatagataatattctgagccacatcctgtgagctgtcttatataTACCAAAACCCCAGGTGGAGAAGGTAACtccatgatgaccagactgtacccaggtTATGAGCTGCCATAATTCTAAGAACTGACCGCAAAGACATGGGAACAAACTGACCccagaactgaagattaactgtacctaaaacaatcaagatgatgctggtctgcagaccactgatgaccaatttaaAGATGACTCTTAGAGATGACTGTGCTTTTTCTGCACatagccccccaccccaccctgtctataaaagctctcaccCCCTGCTTGTTGGGGGCAGTGGCAGGGGGGCAGTCGGCCTTTGGACAGACGTCTACAACCTTCCCCTTTCCCAACccccagttgccagcatctgaaataaagcaaactgtcctttccaccaacctggcctgtttattggctcTTGAGCGATGAGCAGCCGGACCCACCCCACAAATTCCTCTCGGTAACGCTAGGAAGGTCTAGAGGGAGAAGGGGTAGACGATGGTCCCTCGCCTTTAAGAACCTCTTCTAGAGTGGAGCAGTCTACCACTTACGTGGCACTTCCCTAGGTGGGAAGCagctgttatttccattttaggcTGAGTCTGGGAGGCTGACTGCCCTAGCCATAGTGGTAAGGTCAGAACCGGATCAAGAGTGTTCTGCTCTCAAGCCCCACCTCTTTTTACTTTACTATGCTATACCCTATGAAGAATGGTCACAGGAAGTAGGTCTACAGGCCTATTCTAGGAAGAGAAGTGATCCAGAGGGTGCTTGTATGCAAAAGGGATCTGGGTGGGGGGGCTTCCCTGTGTGCTGCGCCCACAGCAGCTGGAGGCAGGGAGCTCTACCTAGAGAGCTCTTCCCACCTTGATGGAAAGACAGTGGGGATCCAGGGGCTTGTGGGTTCAAGGAACTGATAATCTACTACACACCACTGAAGGTCAGTGAGGCCAGGGACTTCTCGGCTCCATCCCCAAGGGCACAGAGGGGGCTGACTGTGGGGCCTACACTCACCTGACTCAGGGGTGCACCCTGGGACAGCCAATAGTGTTCTGAGTGCTGTCTGCATGGGAGGTATGAGCCTTCCTCCAGGAACTCAGGTGGACAAAAGATATCCTATTGAAGCAGGAGATAAATGGGCCCAGGGTAGGCATTTACAACTAGTTTCCTGTTTACATTTCCTGAGGAAGGAGCAAGTGGGCTCAGGGCTAGATATTTAcaatcagcctcctgtttgcACTTAGAAATAAGCACCAAAAACAGGCCAAATAGCCAGGCTTTGTCTCCTGAGGACACCTGAAGATAACAGCTAtggcagggagggagaggagctaAGCCCTACCCGAGCAGAAGATCAAGAGGTCACATATTTCTCATCCTTGGGGCAGTGGAGACACTGCACCTGTGTGGAGAGGCCCCTTGGTGGTCGAGAAGGAGGGGTATCATCTCAGAACCAGTGATGC
It includes:
- the TMEM106C gene encoding transmembrane protein 106C; this encodes MGSRHSTYAHRPFSKRRKADDTEDSLAEREQQEAIAQFPYVEFTGRDSITCLTCQGTGYIPEQVNELVALIPHSDQRLRPQRTKQYVLLSILLCLLASGLVVFFLFPHSVLVDDDGIKVVKVTFDEQRSLVILAITATLKIRNSNFYSVAVTSLSSEVQYMNTVVGSYTTTNISLIPPRSEHLVNFTAKAEMGGPYSYVYFFCTLPYIGVHNVVVFVRTSVKISYIGHVTQSSLETHHYVDCGVNSTAV